The Verrucomicrobiota bacterium DNA segment CGAATACTGAGCTTGACACCGGCAGGCGGCCATCAGGATGCCGCTCCGAACGCCGGATGCCGAACCTTCATTCCATGCCGGCCGGCTGAGGAGTTGCCGGGCGTCTCTGGCCGGTGATCGCGGTAATCAGAGCAAGTAGCCAGCTGATGAGCGCCGGACTGATGTCGGCCAAATCAAGCGGTTCCCCCAGTTTGACCTTCCTGGCGAGCGGCATTGAGAAGTACGTCGCCACCGCCGCGAATAGCACAACTCCGATCGAGGATTTATTGCTCATGCGGAGTCTTTCTCTGACTGATGCGTTAAGGCAAAAGAAATATGCTTACCTGACGCTCTTTTAAGCCTGCGGCAGTAAGCCGCAACGCGCAAACGAAGGAAACAGGGCCATCAGACCTGCGGTCCGCGCGGGGGCCGGGGAATGTAAAAGGCAAGGGTGGGACTGGCTGGTCCGAATGCGTGAGCAAGCTCATGGATAGCGCACGGGGCATCGGAACCGCGGGTTGAAGCAGTGGTGCGGGTGCTGTGGGCGGGCAAGGCAGCGGGGGAGAGGGCAGCGAGCATCAGCATCAGAGAAGGAAGGCGAAGCAAGGAATTCATGGCCTCTCTAATCGGATACTAAAATTTAATATTTATAATAAAAATTATATTAATAAGAGAAACAAGATGGGCTAATCCGCCCCGCGATGCTCATTCTCGCAAGGATTAGAGATGGTCTACTGCGCATATTTGTAGTAATCTCTGCTCAATTCTGATGATCGTTCCGACTTCGTCCCGACTGCTGAGATGGGCCTTTATCGCCGCATCCATCGTTCTGGTGGCGGATGTACTGGTCTGTCTGCTCTCCGTGCACCGTTTTTTTCAGGATATAGAATTCGCCGAAAGATCTGATATTTTCCTCGACGAGGTGAACCACACGCTCGCGCTGATCAAGGATGCGGAGACGGGCCAGCGCGGTTACCTGCTCACCGGCGACGAGCGGTTTCTGGAGCCGTACCGCGCTGCGATGAGCGGCCTGGATGAGCAGCTTGCAAAGTTAATGCAGCAGACAACCGGCATCTTCCGCAACTCCCGGGATCAGGTTGCCCGGTACGAGCAACTGGTCCGGGAAAATCTCGGCTCGCTGGCCAGCGTCATTGAAGCGCGGCGCCAGGGGCATCCGCCGGCTCTCGACACGTTGTATCAAAGCAAGCAGCTGACCGATGAGGTGCGCGCGCAGGCGTCGCGTCTGATTGCGACGGAGCGCGCGGGTTTGTCTGCGCGCAATGAAGAGGCCCTCGACAACCTCCATTGGACTTACGGCAGCTTTGCGGGGGCCGCGGTGCTGAATCTGGTCCTGCTGGCGGTCCTTTGGTGGACCGTGCAGTGCGAGCGTTCCGCCCGCACCGAAGCGGAGCGTGCCAACCGCCTGAAAGACGAGTTTTTGGCCACCCTCTCCCACGAACTGCGTACCCCGATCCACGCGGTGCTGGGCTGGACGGCCGTGCTGAGCAACGAGCGCTTTGACGACCTGCAGGAGATCCGCCGGGGGCTTAGGGTCATCGAGCAGAACGCGGAAGCCCAGGCGCAGCTGGTCGAAGAACTCCTAGATCTCTCACGCATCATTGCCGGCCGTTTGCACCTGGAATGCCAGCCGGTCGATTTCGCCGCGGTGATTCAGGCCGCCATTGCCACGGTGCAGGTTACGGCCGAGAAAAAGGGCGTGCGCCTGACCGCCGAGTTGCCGTCCACGGACGGCGCGGTCTGGGGTGACCCGGCGAGGCTGCAACAGGTCGTCTGGAACCTGTTAATCAACGCCATCAAGTTTACTCCTGCCGGCGGGGAGGTCGCGGTGGCGCTGCGGAAGGCGGATCATCTCGTCGAGCTGACCGTGCGCGACAACGGCATAGGCATCAGGCCGGAAATGTTGCCGCACCTCTTTGAGCGCTTCCGACAGGGGGATAGTTCGCTCACGCGCCGTTACGGCGGCCTGGGTATCGGCCTGGCGCTGGTCAAGAGCCTGGTCGGCATGCAGGGCGGCAGCATCCAGGCCTACAGCCGGGGCGAAGGCCACGGGGCCACTTTCACCGTGCGCTTGCCCCTGGCCGACTCCGCAACGCCCTCGGTACCCCAGTTTACGCCTCTCTGGCGGGGAGACCCGGCGCGAACCCTGTCGCAGCAGCTCTGAAGGCCTCGCCGGGCTTCGGCCGTTGACGAAGCGCGGCGATCATCCAGGCGTTGACCGCGAGGATCACGGGGATCACGGGCATCGCGTGCGCCGTTTCGCGGTGGCCGCTGCCGGCATTTTGGCATTCCTTCACGGTTTCAGCACGACCTTGATGCAGCCGTCTTTTTTATCGCGGAAGGTCTTGTAGGCCTCGGGACCTTGCTCGAGCGGCAGCCGGTGGGTGATGATGAAGGAAGGATCGATCTCGCCCGCCTGGATCCTGCGCAGCAGAGGTTCGGTGTAACGTGGGACGTGCGTCTGGCCCGACTTGAGGGTTAGCGCCTTATTCACGATCGCCCCGAAAGGAATCTTGTCGGGAAAACCGATGTACACCCCTGGAATGGAGAGGGTGCCGCCCTTGCGGCAACAGACGATGGCTTCGCGCAGCACATGGGGCCGGTCGGCGGCGATGGCCACCACCGCCTTGGCTTTGTCAAGCATCGCCGGCAGGGTGCTGCCGGCGTGCGCTTCGCACCCGACGGCGTCGATGCAGCGGTCCGGCCCGCGTCCCCCGGTCATGTCCATGAGATGATCATAGACGCTTTCCTTTTCGAAGTTGATCGTCTCCGCCTTGCCGTGCTCCCGGGCCATCTGCAGGCGTTCTGGTTCCCGGTCGATGGCGATCACCCGGCCGGCGCCGAGCATCCAGGCGCTCTTGATGCAGAATTGTCCCACCGGCCCGCAGCCCCACACGGCGACGGTGTCGCCGGGTTCGATGTCGGCGTTCTCCGCCGCCATGTATCCGGTCGGGAAGATATCGGACAAAAACACCACCTGTTCATCCGTCAGGCCTTCCGGAATTTTGATCGGACCGACGTCGGCGAACGGTACCCGGAGGTATTCGGCCTGGCCGCCGGGAAAACCGCCCAGCATATGAGAGTAGCCGAAGAGACCGGCCGGAGATTGCCCCAGGACCTTCGCAGCCATCTCCTTGTTGGGATTTGAATTGTCGCAAAGGGAGAACAGCGTCCGTTCACAGAACCAACAGTGACCGCAACAGATGGTGAACGGCACGACTACGCGATCGCCCACTTTTAGTTTCCGGACGTCGCGTCCGGCCTCGACGACTTCGCCCATCGGTTCGTGGCCGATCACATCGCCCTTTTCCATGGTCGGCATAACGCCGTCATAGAGGTGAAGGTCGGAGCCGCAGATCGCCGTGGTGGTGATCTTGACGATCACGTCGGTCGGATGAACGATTTTCGGGTCGGGAACTGTATCGATTCGCACGTCTTCTTTGCCGTGCCAGCAGAGCGCTTTCAATTGATGGATTTTTCCTTTCTTCAGTTGGGGAGCCGATGATTTTTCTTCCGGTACGTTTTAAAAATCGCACCGGAGGCCGGGGGCGGGCTGCCAAGGCGGTCTGGAAATTTTGCCGCCTGGGGCGATCCGGCGTAAAAACGCGGTAAAGGGACCCGACGCACTTTTATGGCAGGTGTGGCCGGGCGCGCGGGAGATGGAGCGGGTGACCGGACTCGAACCGGCGACAATCTCGTTGGCAACGAGATACTCTACCAACTGAGTTACACCCGCGTCTCGAAGACTAGGCCGCGACAATAACGGGCCTATCCTTGTTGTCAATACCGGAATGCTCTCGTATTAACCTCGTTTAGATTCCGTTCCGTGGCGGTCCGGCAATTTTGCCGGACCATGGCACCTGGGTCGTGGCCGTTCCGGTGTTGATGCCCGCAGCGTGAGGGCCACAGCTGCGAAATCATTTATGAAAACTTCCAAGCTCATCATTGTCACTCTCTTCGTCGGTTCACTCGGTTTGGCGGCGCAAGCGGCCGACACCTACCAGATCGATCCGGTACATTCCTCAGTCGTGTTCAAGGTCCGTCACCTGAACGTCACCGATTTTTACGGCCGCTTCAACGATGTGACCGGGACCGTGACCCTCGACCCGTCCAACCCGGCCGCAGATTCACTCGATCTGGAAGTCAAGAGCGACAGCATCGATACCCACACTGAAAAGCGTGACCAAGTTCTCAAGGGCCCTGATTTTTTTAACGTCAAACAATTTCCGACCATCGCGTTCAAGAGCGCGAAAATCGAAAAAGCGGGGGACGACACCTATAACGTTACCGGCAATCTGACGCTACGCGGTGTGACCAAGCCGTTGACCCTCGAGTTTAAGATAACCGGCGAAGGCAAGGGCATGAAAGACGAGTATCGCGCCGGCGGGGAGACCCAGTTCACGATCAGACGCGGCGACTTCGGCATGACGTATATGCCCGGCATCGCTGGGGATGACATCACGCTGATCATCAGCCTTGAAGGGATCAAGAAGTAAGCGGCTTCGTTTACTTTTCCGGAGGTTAAGAAAACGGATGGCCTTGCTTCACCAGATGCTGCCTGCAGTCATCGTCGCCCTCCTGGTGGCGACGGCCGTTTGCGCCGTGGGGCTGGGGTGGCCGGGCCGGGGCGCCACGGCGGTGCTCGTGCCGTGCGCCTCGGGTCTGGGGTACATTTGCGGTCACTTCATGGCCACGGGTTGGACGGGTTTTCCTCCCCTCGATACAACCAACTGGCTGCCCTATTTTGCGCTTGCGGCCGCGGTGCTGGGAGTCATCCACGAAAGGTTTTCTGCTCCGGCCTGGGTCCGCCTGCTCGCGTTCGCGTTGTTCTCGGCCGGGGCGATGGCCTTGTTGTTGATGCCCAAGCTGCAAAGGGAATGGACCATCGGCCAGGCCCTGGTCTGGGTAGCGTGCCTGGCCGCCGCGACCGTGGTCCTGGGCGTCATGTGCGATGGGCTTTGTCGGTATTCCCCGACACCCGTTGCCGCGCCGTTGTTCCTGCTGATTCCGTGCGCCGGAGCCGCAGTTGCTTTGATGCTATCGGGCAGCATGTTGCTGGGGCAGCTGGCCGCAGTGTTGGCGGCGGCCATCTTCGGCAGCGTCATTCCCGCTCTGCGGCATATGGCAGTCGGTAAAGGGGTCGCGCCGGTCTTCGCGACGTTGCTTGCCACGCTGATGGTGAGCGGTTGTT contains these protein-coding regions:
- a CDS encoding glutathione-dependent formaldehyde dehydrogenase — translated: MKALCWHGKEDVRIDTVPDPKIVHPTDVIVKITTTAICGSDLHLYDGVMPTMEKGDVIGHEPMGEVVEAGRDVRKLKVGDRVVVPFTICCGHCWFCERTLFSLCDNSNPNKEMAAKVLGQSPAGLFGYSHMLGGFPGGQAEYLRVPFADVGPIKIPEGLTDEQVVFLSDIFPTGYMAAENADIEPGDTVAVWGCGPVGQFCIKSAWMLGAGRVIAIDREPERLQMAREHGKAETINFEKESVYDHLMDMTGGRGPDRCIDAVGCEAHAGSTLPAMLDKAKAVVAIAADRPHVLREAIVCCRKGGTLSIPGVYIGFPDKIPFGAIVNKALTLKSGQTHVPRYTEPLLRRIQAGEIDPSFIITHRLPLEQGPEAYKTFRDKKDGCIKVVLKP
- a CDS encoding CHASE3 domain-containing protein, whose translation is MIVPTSSRLLRWAFIAASIVLVADVLVCLLSVHRFFQDIEFAERSDIFLDEVNHTLALIKDAETGQRGYLLTGDERFLEPYRAAMSGLDEQLAKLMQQTTGIFRNSRDQVARYEQLVRENLGSLASVIEARRQGHPPALDTLYQSKQLTDEVRAQASRLIATERAGLSARNEEALDNLHWTYGSFAGAAVLNLVLLAVLWWTVQCERSARTEAERANRLKDEFLATLSHELRTPIHAVLGWTAVLSNERFDDLQEIRRGLRVIEQNAEAQAQLVEELLDLSRIIAGRLHLECQPVDFAAVIQAAIATVQVTAEKKGVRLTAELPSTDGAVWGDPARLQQVVWNLLINAIKFTPAGGEVAVALRKADHLVELTVRDNGIGIRPEMLPHLFERFRQGDSSLTRRYGGLGIGLALVKSLVGMQGGSIQAYSRGEGHGATFTVRLPLADSATPSVPQFTPLWRGDPARTLSQQL
- a CDS encoding polyisoprenoid-binding protein, with amino-acid sequence MKTSKLIIVTLFVGSLGLAAQAADTYQIDPVHSSVVFKVRHLNVTDFYGRFNDVTGTVTLDPSNPAADSLDLEVKSDSIDTHTEKRDQVLKGPDFFNVKQFPTIAFKSAKIEKAGDDTYNVTGNLTLRGVTKPLTLEFKITGEGKGMKDEYRAGGETQFTIRRGDFGMTYMPGIAGDDITLIISLEGIKK